The following proteins are encoded in a genomic region of Vanessa tameamea isolate UH-Manoa-2023 chromosome 4, ilVanTame1 primary haplotype, whole genome shotgun sequence:
- the LOC113394485 gene encoding large ribosomal subunit protein uL3, translating into MSHRKFSAPRHGSMGFYPKKRSRRHRGKVKAFPKDDSSKPVHLTAFIGYKAGMTHVVREPDRPGSKINKKEIVEAVTIIETPPMVCVGVVGYIETPHGLRALLTVWAEHMSEDCRRRFYKNWYKCKKKAFTKSSKKWQDELGRKSIEKDFKKMIRYCSVVRIIAHTQMKLLKQRQKKAHIMEIQVNGGTIEDKVKWAREHLEKPIPIDSVFTQDEMIDCIGVTKGKGYKGVTSRWHTKKLPRKTHKGLRKVACIGAWHPSRVSFTVARAGQKGYHHRTEMNKKIYRIGQGIHTKDGKVIKNNASTEYDLSEKSITPMGGFPHYGEVNNDFVMIKGCCMGPKKRVITLRKSLRVHTKRAALEKINLKFIDTSSKFGHGRFQTPADKAAFMGTLKKDRIREEAAATAAPAAAQS; encoded by the exons ATG TCGCATAGGAAATTCTCAGCACCTCGCCATGGGTCCATGGGATTCTATCCCAAGAAGAGATCCCGTCGCCATCGTGGTAAGGTGAAGGCTTTCCCTAAAGATGACTCGAGCAAACCTGTGCATCTTACTGCTTTCATCGGCTACAAAGCTGGTATGACCCACGTGGTCCGTGAACCTGACCGTCCTGGTTCAA AGATCAACAAGAAGGAAATCGTTGAAGCTGTAACCATCATTGAAACTCCTCCCATGGTCTGTGTTGGAGTCGTTGGTTACATTGAGACACCACACGGTCTACGCGCCCTGTTGACTGTATGGGCCGAACACATGTCGGAAGATTGCCGCCGTCGCTTCTACAAGAACTG GTATAAGTGCAAGAAGAAGGCTTTCACAAAGTCAAGCAAGAAATGGCAGGATGAACTTGGACGCAAGTCCATTGAAAAGGACTTCAAAAAGATGATTCGTTACTGCAGTGTTGTCAGAATTATTGCACACACTCAAATGAAACTTCTTAAGCAGAGACAAAAGAAAGCCCATATCATGGAAATCCAAGTTAATGGTGGAACCATTGAGGACAAAGTAAAATGGGCTAGGGAACACCTTGAGAAGCCTATTCCTATCGACTCTGTCTTCACTCAGGATGAGATGATTGACTGTATCGGTGTCACCAAGGGTAAAGGATACaaag GTGTAACCTCACGTTGGCATACTAAGAAGCTCCCTCGTAAGACGCACAAGGGTTTGCGTAAAGTTGCCTGTATTGGAGCATGGCATCCTTCAAGAGTTTCGTTCACGGTTGCCCGTGCTGGTCAGAAGGGCTACCATCATCGTACTGAAATGAACAAAAAGATTTACAGAATTGGACAAG gAATACACACCAAGGATGGCAAAGTTATTAAGAACAATGCTTCTACTGAATACGACTTGTCTGAGAAATCTATCACTCCAATGGGTGGTTTCCCTCATTATGGTGAAGTCAACAATGATTTCGTCATGATTAAGGGTTGTTGTATGGGACCTAAAAAGCGTGTCATCACTTTAAGAAAA tccCTGCGTGTCCACACGAAGAGAGCAGCACTTGAAAAGATTAACCTTAAGTTCATTGACACTTCATCCAAATTCGGTCATGGACGCTTCCAGACACCAGCTGACAAGGCTGCATTCATGGGTACTCTTAAAAAGGACCGCATTCGTGAAGAGGCTGCTGCCACCGCTGCTCCAGCTGCAGCACAGTCTTAA